In Chitinophagaceae bacterium C216, the genomic stretch TTTAGTCCCTCTTTCCAACGATGTGGCCGAGGTCCATACAGAACATGATAATCATTTTCATCCACTAAAGGGTATGCTGCACTACCGGTATAAAGACGGCGAGAATCAATGGCTTTCCAATGAGAAACCTGCTCCGACAAAAACTCTTTTACTTTAGGGCCTACCAGCTCGTTGCCCTCGCAAAACATGATAAACGAGGGGTGATTACCATAAGTTCTTAAAATATCTTCAGACTCTTTTCTCAAAAAGGCATTTACCAAGCTATCTTTTCCTACAGTAAACCGCCAATCAGCATTTTCGACTTGCAAATAAACACCTAACTCATCAGCGGCCTCAAAAGCAGCATTAGGAGGACACCATGTATGAAAGCGCATTGCATTCAACCCGTAGTCTTTGCAGGTTTTGAAAATACGCATCCATGCCTCTTTATCCATGGGAGGATAACCGGTTATTGGGAACTCTGCACAATTAACAGTTCCTCTAATAAAAAGAGGCTTCCCATTTAATTCTAATCTTGTCCCGCTAGTTCTTATAGAACGAACTCCAAATTTCACTTCATAATTATCACTAAACTTGCTATTCGCAGCAACAGCATGCAGATTTAACTGTAAACGATAAAGAGCTGGTAAGAACTCATCCCATGTTTGAACACGCTCTCCTAACGAAACCGTTACATCCAGAATCATCAAGGAATCCTTACCCCCAAAAGATATATGGGATATGGGAATCTTTATTGACGAATCCACATTAATAGTTTCTCCATTAATTTGTAAACCACCTTGTATATTTTGTGTAGTTGTATTTAGAATATTTATATGCAGCTTCGCTTCCTTTCTAGCTAGATCAGGATACACTTGCACATCCCTTATACTCACCTTATCAAAAGCATTCAGCATTATTTGTCCGATAATGCCATTCCAATTAGTTTGTGTTTCTTCACTGATGGCATGGGCATATTCAATATTATATATTCTATCATTATCTACTTTCAATAGTATCTTATTGTTTGTTCCTATTTTTAATAATGGAGTAATAAGATATCGATGTGGTGTAGATAAGCTTTCTCGCTTCCCTGCATGCTTGCCATTCACCCACAATTCGGTTAACCAATGAGTCCGTTCCAGAAACAATTCAATCTCTTTATCTTTCCAGTTTTCAGGAATAAAGACTTCCTTTTCATACCATGCAACTCCTTTATACTCATAAGGTCGTGTAAGTCTTAAAGAAGTAGTAGTTTGCGTTTTATACCCTTTGTGATTTTGGTCTGTTGAGCCTGGCAGTATAACAGTTTCGGCAAGAGAAGGTAATAGTTGTACTCCATTGGCACTGATTCCGGCTTCAAATGGATCCATTTTAAACTTCCAGATCCCAGCCAGTGAAACAGATGCTTTACCAGTCGTAGTGTGCTGAGCATTTACAAAGTAAGAAATGCCCATAAGGAATATCAGACTAACAAATAGTATTCTTATTTGAGCTATTAAATACATAAGCATACACACTAAGAGTAAGTTCCAACTATCGTTACTACCGATTTAGAGGGGATAACCACTTCATCAGAAACTCCATTTGATCTTTTGAGATCTTTATTATAATCCGTAGTATATAAATCAATATTTTGTTCCACACCTTGAATTTTTATTACCTGTTCTTCACTCCTCGTATTCACAGCAACCAAAACAACTCTTCGAGATGTTACTTCTTTGTATGCTGAAATCCAGAAACCTGCACTTGGCTTATCAGCCACATCCAGATGTATCCTTTTCATCCCCGGCCTGATAAAACGGGAGAAATTCCCGAACGCCCATAACTGTTTCGATGTAGACACCTTACCATCATTTTTACAATCTGCGATATTGATATTACCAGAAGGTGCATTGATATAAACCAACGCATCACTATAATCATAAGGGCTCATAGCCAACCACCACTGCCAAGAGTTGACATTAGCTATAGTTAGATCATGATGAATAACCTTAGCCACATATAATCCATAATCAATACCGGTATTTCGGGGAGCGCCTTTGAACTGATTGCAAATATTACCTAATATACCAAATTCTGTTTGCCATACATCTAATGAAGGAGCTACCTCATTAATCTTCTCCCGTACAGCAGTTCTTACCTTCACTAGCTCATTATCTGGACAAGTAGTAAAGTAACTGTGAGCTGTGATTGTTGGAGTTATTTGTGAAAGGTCTCCAATATATAATGGAGATTTTTTTGAAAAAAACACCTCGATTTGATTGCCTCTGTTACCCTCGTTTCTTTCGTACAAAAAGTTCCATTGCCCGGCCTCAGCAATAATAATCTTGGTATGCTCTTGTTGCATTCGCTTATCTAACTCTCTCACTAATGCCACTACCTCAGCATTAGTAGCCTGAGTTCCTTCCTGGCTGCCACCTGTCGCATTACCCCATTGCCATTGAGGCTCGTTTACAGGGCTCAAATAATCAAATTGGAAATATCGCGCTACGGAAGCCAAAAAATCAGCATAGGCGCCCATCTTACCAGGCTGAATATTCAAATTAGGCTGATCAGTTCCATTATAGGCCTTACCATTCTTTGTCATAAAGACGGGTGGCGTAAGAGAAAAACCTAACGTATATAAAACACCTCTCTTTTTTGCAGCTTGCAGAAACCATTGTTGTCCTTTCTGTTTATTCCAGTCGTAATTACCGTCTGCATCTAAAAAGCACTCCTCTCTTCTCCACTCATCAGTAATATTACTGGAAACTCCTTGTTCATAGCTTCCACCACCAATATTAAATCGCCATAAAGACAATCCAATACCTTTAGGACTACCATCGTCCAAAGTATCCATGCTAAAGAGAAGATCAGCTATATAATCTTTCTTTTGCTGATCATTCCACTCCCCAACAAACTTCGCAGTCCAGCAATCAGAAGCTCCAAAACTGTGAATAGTCTGCATTTCCCTGGAGGGAACTACATTCACAATAATTTTATGATTAAGCGAATCATCATTTATTTCCTTACTTAATTTATCGCATGCTAAATGAAAGGAAGCTGTTATTATCATCGCCAGCAACCCCAGTTTCTTATTTTTCAACCTACTTTCGTTTAATGATTAACAAAGGCATTAGGGCCCAATTCGAACCAATCTCAGCCGATTAAGAATTAAATCATAGGAAGCTTCATATGTTCCAGCAGGAGACGTAGAAAAGCCCCAGTTTGCTCCACCTGAACTTGCCCCTACGGGACCAATAATTGTAACAGGATCTCCATAATCGTCGACCATCGCAGCACGGGCAGCAATTAAACGAAACCATCCTTTATTCCATACATCATCACCCGTAACAGCCAATGGTGCATTTAAACTCATATTGGAAGAACTACCTATTGTTTTAAAAGTGCCCTTAAATAAATATTTATTCTGACTATCCCGCATCAATTTAGGAGAAGTGGCTACTTCTGTCCAACCACCTGCGCCACCATCGACTGTAGAACCTGTCACAGACATATATTCCCACGGAGCGCTATCTGACCAACCAGGATATTTTATAGGATCTACAGGCAAGGTGGGGTTATATCGAGTAGCAGTAATAGTACGCTGAGACATATCCACCGTTATGTGATAATAACCCGGATCGTCCGAAGGCAAGCCAAAACTAGCATCATCAAGATTTGTGGTAATTGTTCCTGGCTGACTTTTATGCAATGCGGCGACATTCTCTCCAGTTAAAGAATAATTGATTCCAGCCTGACTGCCTCCGGTATTATTAAATGGTTTATCATTCCCAATAAATGCAATGAATCGAATATTCTTCTCACCTGTATAATAGTAGTCGATCAAAAAAGTATTAGCGCCTTGTTTTTTCATTGAATAAATTGTACCGATGCCTCTACAACCACCATAATGATCATAACCTTGAGCTGTCACTTCATTTTGATTCTTGGCATCAGAAAGATAGAGTCGATCCACTAACCCTACAGAAATAGTGCCTCCCACTGTTTTCTTATTACCGCTAGCGTCTATGGAACGTACAATATACTGATACTGTCCTACTTTACCACCAGGGAGTGAAAAATCTTTTAAGTAATGATACTGACTCTTATCAGCAATATCGGCAAACTCAATAATTTCCGAATGTTCTATGGCCTCTCCATCTACTGCTTCTCCCCATACCTTCACTTCAATCCGTTCTAATTCCTGATCTGTAATATCTGCTTCAATATTTATAGATATAGGCTGGGGAGAAAATCCAAGAAATTTTGTAGTAGTAGGTTTAAGCAACACAATATCTGGAGGAAGTATATCCGGATTGTAACCTGGAATTAAATTCTCTGACGATAAGTCTTCAACGGCAATATTCTTCTTAACTACTCCTCCCTTAGCATTAGTAATAATGAGCTCCAGCACATGCTCTGTTCGGTTTACATCTTTAGACACGTTAAAAGTATCTTTAATAGTATACAAAGCTGGGCCGTTTAATTCAATTGTTGTATCTAGTCTCCACTCTCCATTCTTTATGCGAATAGAATGAATCCCTTCATTATCGGAAACACTCATATTCACAGCAAGCTTATAATCTGGACCGATCCATAGAAGTTGTGCTTCAGAACTGCTTAATTGTGGCAAAGGTAGTTGTTCACTATCGCCAAATGTTACTACCTTATCGCAGGATACAGCACCAAAAAGTAACAGGATGCAGCCAAAAAGCCAAGGCAATATTTTCATATTTCAATTATTTACTACTTATAATAATTATATAATTTATCCACTAACCTTATCTCACATTAATTGTGGTCGATCGGTAATGAGAGCACAACTACCATTCAGGATTTTGTTGCAAGGCTCCTTTACTTTTTAATACTTCCACTTCAGGTATAGGATATAAATACATCTTATTGTAGAATATGCGATCCTCCGCTTTTACTACCTTATAATCGAAAGTGCCGTCGGATTTTTTTTCAATACGCATGGCCATGATAGGCATATTTTCCGTTATGCTAGCAATTTTCCAACGACGCACATCAAAAAATCTATGCTCTTCGAATGCCAACTCTACTCTCCGTTCGTTACGAATACGCTCCCGCATCTCTTCTTGTGAAAGCCCCGGTGGTAATACAGGCATGGCCACACCCGGACGCTGCCGCACCAAATCCACGGCCATCTTGGCTGTCATAGAATACCCTTGTGTCACTTCAGGTCCATAGGCCTCATTCATAGCTTCCGCATAATTCAGTAACACTTCCGCGTATCTAAATAAAATCCATACATGAACACTGCTAGTATTCTGCTCTAGGTTCAAACTTTCATCAACAAACTTTCTGAGATAATAACCTGTAGTAGTAGCTCTTAGCTTTCCTAAGCCATCAAGCCCCCCTACCCAAGGCTCTACAGGTCTCCCTTTGAACGTAACATTATTGGTTAGGATCGAATATCCCAGTCTGGGATCTCTATTAGCATAAGGATTGGCGGGATCATATCCTGATCCAGGTTCGTTAATCATCATCCCGGTAGTCTTCATTTCATAGGCATCTACAAGGTTTTGTGAAGGAGAAGTACTTCCCTGTCCCCCCTGCGTATATCCAACCGGGTAGTTTAAACGCTCAAACGTGTTAGAGGCTCCGGCCTGTATTGCAAAAATCACCTCTGGATTTCCATCAGCTCCATTACCCAAACGGAATAATCCCTGATAGTTATTATGCAACGCATATCTTCCCAGTTCAATTACTTTATGTGCTGCTTCAGCAGCTGCAGCCCACTTTGATAAATCATTACTAGGATTGTGCAAGGGACTCGCTGCATATAGTAATGTTCGTGCTTTAAGTGCCAGCGCCACGCCCTTTGTAATTCTACCACGCCACTTCTCTGAAGAAAAACCTACCCAAGTGTCTTTTAGTTCAGGAAAAGCTTCATCGCATTCTCTAACAATGTAATTCACGCAAGAATCAAAAGTGCTTCTAGGCTTTTGCGTCAACTCTTCATCTGTATAACTGGTACGATCTACAATAGGTACACCACCATATCTTTTTATTAACTCAAAATAATATAGCGCTCTTAGCACTCTCACCTCAGCACGTAACCAAGCGATATCCTGTACATTGGCTTCGTAAGTAGCTTTATTAGCAGGATCTGTAGTATCGCGATAAATAATTTGTTTATAATCTACTGACTTCTCTAAAAATAAATTGGCCCTACGAATCCCCTGATAAAAGTGCGCCCAGCAATCCTCAGGATTAGACACAGCATTCCATGTACCTGTATTAAATTTGTGAATATCTGCAGTAGGTTCTGCATGATCTGCTTCATCAGAAGCTGAAGCTAACATAGCATTTTGAATACGACTAAAACCAAATCGGTTATACAAAAAAGCATATACCCCGAAGCCAGCCTGTTGTATTCGGTCATAATTCACAAAGACATCCTCTTCCTTGTAATTCGATTCAATCTCCCGATCCAAAAATTTACTACAACCTGCAAGCGTTGCTATCATTAAAAGGCCGCAGATTATTTTTATATATTTCATCGGTCTACTTTTTATTAATTAATTCAAAACTTTTACGTCTATGCAATTAAAATTTTACGCTAAGGCCTACAGCATACGACTTAAGCGTTGGATACCCCATGCTTAATGTAATCGGATCTACATTGATGGCAAGATCATCCCAGGTAATTAGATTATAACCACTAACGTATATTTTCAGATTATCCATACCTGCTTTTTTAACCATCTTGGTTGGGAACGTGTAACCAAGCTCAATATTTCTTAATCTTAGATAGTTAGCATCACGAACCCAAAAAGTTGATGGCTGATAATTGTTCGCATTAGCCTGAGTTGTCAAACGAGGGAAAGTAGCAGTAGCATGAGTTTCCGGAGTCCACCTACCTTCCATGGCCCAGTCAAGAATATTGTTATTATTAAGAAGGGGTCTAAATAAATATCCATTTAAATAAACACTTTTAAGTCCAACACCTTCAAAAAACACATCAAGATTTACTCCTTTATAAAATACACCGGCATTGATACCATAGTTAATGCGGGGATAATTTTGTTTTCCGATGGGAATCTGATCATTGATATCAATTATACCATCGTTATTCTGATCTTTATACTTCAAATCGCCCGGACGTACCACAGAAAATGTATGTACTGGACTAGATATAATATCACTTTCATCTCTAAAGAACCCTATAGCTTCCAAACCGAAATACTGCCCTACAGGATGTCCTTGACGATAACTATAGGCTTCTTTCTTAGGAGCTTCCCAGCTTTCTTTAATTTTATTATAAGTATAACTAAATAGTCCTCCTATGTTGTACCTAAAATCTCCACCACCCCCATTATAGTTTGCGACTATCTCAGTACCATAATTAGCTACCTTTCCTTTGTTCACCATCTGTCCTGATGTATATCCGGCTATTGCAGAAATTACATTGGACATATCTACAAGTATATGCGTTCTATTTTCAGCAAATACATCAGCATTGAATGATAATCTATCAAAGAAGTTTGCATCAATTCCAAAATTGAAAATTTTGGCACGCTCCCAGGTGATATCCGGATTGGATCTAGCTAACTGCACCAACCCATTATACCAAGTTTGACCGGTTCCAAAATAGGCCCCCTGACTGCTCGCTACACCCCAATACTGATTATAATTAAACCGAGAGGCTCCTTTATCGTTGCCGGCAATACCTGCTGAAGCTCTTAATTTTAGGTAATTCACCCATTTATTATCCTGAAGGAATTTTTCTTTGTGCAGAAGCCATCCTGCAGAGATAGCTGGGAAAAACCCAAAGCGCTTGCCAGGAGCATAGTTTTCAATACCGCTGTAAGAAAGTACACCTTCTACAAAATATTTGTCCTTTAATCCATAGTTAATACGAGTGGCTAAGTTTTGCATCGCAAAAGGAGACTGATTGCCTAACACGATATATCTATCCTGTTGAAAAAACATCATTGCATTAAAGGAATGATCTCCAGACTTCTTGCCATACTCAAAGCCTCCTTGCATAATAAGACGATTATTTTCATAATCACCACCGGTTACTACCGTCAAATCTGTACTCAAGCCTCTTTGTATATAATAAAGGGAGTCTTGACCATTTATGCCACGGGTAACAATGGGCTCAAAGTAAGCGTAGTTACGTGTTTTATCATATCGATTCTGCAATAAATTGTCAAACAAAAGTGCTCCGTATATTTTTAGTCCTTTTGTAATAAAGTCTAATTTCTGTGTAGCTCTAATATTCATTTGTACATTACGATCATGACGCGACTGATATCCTTTTTCTAATAAATCACCGATTGGATTTCCAGGATATGCTGCAGTGCCTGTTATTTCGCCATCAGGAGTTCTTACTGAGTACAAATTAGGAGCATAAGTAAGCATGTTTTGCCAATAAGTGGCTGTAGCCACAGGAGGAAACTTTCTGTCTTGAATATTTCCACCTAGCCCGGCCTGCACCAACAGGCTTTTAGTAAGATTTATATCCAGATTAGCTCTAAAGTTCAGTTGATTGTAATTAATATTAGAATTACTTTCTTGATCCGTATGCGCATATAATCCCTGGTTATTTACAAAGCCCAACATCACAAAATATTTGGCAGTTTCGTTCCCTCCATCAAATGTTACCGAATAATCTTGTATTGGGGAGTTATTCCGCAATACTTCATCCATCCAGTTCACATCAGGATATAGATAAGGATCCTTTTTCTGCTTATATCCTTCAAGTTGTTCATTAGTGTATAAAGGCGGCAAACCATCATTTGCTAGCGCTTCATTATATAAGCGCGCAAAATCATAAGACCCAGCCATTTTAGGGAGGATAGTAGGAGATTGCCTACCATATCTTAGATTCAATTGAATGTTGTTCTTCTTACTAATCTGCCCTCTACGAGTGGTAACTAGCAAAACGCCATTACCTCCTCTCACGCCATACAAAGCTAAAGCTGCCGCATCTTTCAGTACAGAAACACTTTCAATTTCATCAGGCGACAGGAAACTAATATTATTAACTTGAATACCATCCACAATTAGCAAAGGAGCATTATTCACCATAGTATGGTATCCTCTAATCATAATTGAAGGTTCATCAAACCCTGGGGCGCCTGGAACATCTGTTATCGTTACACCCGGTAGTTTTCCAGTAAGGGCGTTAGTTAAAGTAGCCGTTTGTATTTTTCTTATCTCAGATCCGCTAATACTGGATATTGCCGCAGTTACTTGATCTTTATGCTGTGCTCCATAAGCAACCCTTACTGTTGAATCGGGATGGGTATCGTACTGCCCTGCCTGTGCGTTTATCTCCATTGTAAACACACTTTGAAACAACAATAGCGATAATAATCTTAATGTTACGTTTTGTTTCATCAGTATCTTTTTTACCCCTTTAAGGAGGTCAGTTATAATCATTATGCTTTAACTACTGCTCTGCTTATTTACCATTGAGGATTTTGAACAATATATCCGAGATTAATTTCACTAATTCGGAAAGGATACAAGTACATTTTATCTTCCCAAACCCTGTCTTCAAATCTTTCTAAATGATAGGTTGCAGGGTTACCATCTTTTAAACGTAATCCGTACATACCACCTCGCATCACGCCCTCATTTCCTGCAATTTTCCAACGACGCACATCAAAATATCGATGCTCTTCAAAGGCCAGTTCTACTGCTCTTTCCCTTCGAATTTTTTCACGCATATCTTCCTTATTAGTATAAGTATAGTCGGGCATATCTACTCGATTCCGAATTTCATTCAAAGCCCAGATGATCTGACCCGGGTCTCCGCCTATTTCATTTAAAGCTTCTGCATAATTCAAATAAAACTCTGCTAAACGGAATGTAATCCATTTGGGAGGAGGATTGGAACCATTTCTTACGCCCTTCAGAAATTTTCGCAAAAAGCCTACACCGTTATAAGAGTCAAGCAACTTACCTCTTTGCTCATAAAAATGATATACAGTGCCGGAGCCACGGTCCCATTCTTCACCGGAATAAAATACTGAAGCCTGAAATCGAGGCTCAAGTTCACGCAACTTACGTCTGTACTCTGAGTATGGATAATCTACACCAGGCTGTTCATCCCACACCTGGTCAGTTCCATCGGCTTTTTGATAAAACTTGGTAAAGTTTAATGTAATGCCCACATTCACTGGATCAGAACCGGTGTATACCACCGTACCTGGAGTTAAGAAGCGCACAAAATAGTTATTAGTGCTAGTACCCATAAACCCTGCATCAAGTATAATCTCGTTCACACTAGGATTAATAAATATTTCTTCATATCTATCCACAGCATTAGACTTACCTCTGTATAACTCGCACCAACCACTCTCATTTGCAGCCCAATCCAATACGGCTTTATTTGCATCTGCAGCCAACTTCCACCTATTGGGGTCATAGTTTGTATACCCTACCATCGCACGAAGCTGGGGGTCACTTACGGGCACGTAGGGTGTTTCAGAATTAAACAA encodes the following:
- the lacZ_5 gene encoding Beta-galactosidase, whose protein sequence is MGISYFVNAQHTTTGKASVSLAGIWKFKMDPFEAGISANGVQLLPSLAETVILPGSTDQNHKGYKTQTTTSLRLTRPYEYKGVAWYEKEVFIPENWKDKEIELFLERTHWLTELWVNGKHAGKRESLSTPHRYLITPLLKIGTNNKILLKVDNDRIYNIEYAHAISEETQTNWNGIIGQIMLNAFDKVSIRDVQVYPDLARKEAKLHINILNTTTQNIQGGLQINGETINVDSSIKIPISHISFGGKDSLMILDVTVSLGERVQTWDEFLPALYRLQLNLHAVAANSKFSDNYEVKFGVRSIRTSGTRLELNGKPLFIRGTVNCAEFPITGYPPMDKEAWMRIFKTCKDYGLNAMRFHTWCPPNAAFEAADELGVYLQVENADWRFTVGKDSLVNAFLRKESEDILRTYGNHPSFIMFCEGNELVGPKVKEFLSEQVSHWKAIDSRRLYTGSAAYPLVDENDYHVLYGPRPHRWKEGLNSRFNKQALNTLYDYSDYVAKHPIPIITHEVGQWCSYPNFEEIEKYTGVLKPYNYELFRELLRDKHMLDQARDFMMASGKFKVIQNKEEIESYLRTPGMAGYHFLQLNDFPGQGTAPVGLVDIFWDPKPFASAKEINRFQNKSVLLLRTESFTWTSDQVFKGTIQIANYDSAVIRSAHIQWTFELPDGKIYASGSFEGMDIPIGSPFTLGEIKVPLSDIEQAVQMRFNVSIANTDCSNHWDVWVYPARLPDVAMQKVMIADWWGVSVERFLEKGGSVLLLADTSRIITDVVPGFSGISWNTVWSGMPPNLLGILCDPGHPALRYFPTEYHSNWQWWDIVSHSKPMVLDHFPYGFKPLVQLIPDWNKPQKIGIVFEVRVGKGKLLIVNTDLKHHLSKRPVARQLLYSLKKYVASDDFNPETSVELKELRLLFENKAVK
- a CDS encoding SusD-like protein P25, translating into MKYIKIICGLLMIATLAGCSKFLDREIESNYKEEDVFVNYDRIQQAGFGVYAFLYNRFGFSRIQNAMLASASDEADHAEPTADIHKFNTGTWNAVSNPEDCWAHFYQGIRRANLFLEKSVDYKQIIYRDTTDPANKATYEANVQDIAWLRAEVRVLRALYYFELIKRYGGVPIVDRTSYTDEELTQKPRSTFDSCVNYIVRECDEAFPELKDTWVGFSSEKWRGRITKGVALALKARTLLYAASPLHNPSNDLSKWAAAAEAAHKVIELGRYALHNNYQGLFRLGNGADGNPEVIFAIQAGASNTFERLNYPVGYTQGGQGSTSPSQNLVDAYEMKTTGMMINEPGSGYDPANPYANRDPRLGYSILTNNVTFKGRPVEPWVGGLDGLGKLRATTTGYYLRKFVDESLNLEQNTSSVHVWILFRYAEVLLNYAEAMNEAYGPEVTQGYSMTAKMAVDLVRQRPGVAMPVLPPGLSQEEMRERIRNERRVELAFEEHRFFDVRRWKIASITENMPIMAMRIEKKSDGTFDYKVVKAEDRIFYNKMYLYPIPEVEVLKSKGALQQNPEW
- a CDS encoding TonB-dependent receptor P26, with amino-acid sequence MIITDLLKGVKKILMKQNVTLRLLSLLLFQSVFTMEINAQAGQYDTHPDSTVRVAYGAQHKDQVTAAISSISGSEIRKIQTATLTNALTGKLPGVTITDVPGAPGFDEPSIMIRGYHTMVNNAPLLIVDGIQVNNISFLSPDEIESVSVLKDAAALALYGVRGGNGVLLVTTRRGQISKKNNIQLNLRYGRQSPTILPKMAGSYDFARLYNEALANDGLPPLYTNEQLEGYKQKKDPYLYPDVNWMDEVLRNNSPIQDYSVTFDGGNETAKYFVMLGFVNNQGLYAHTDQESNSNINYNQLNFRANLDINLTKSLLVQAGLGGNIQDRKFPPVATATYWQNMLTYAPNLYSVRTPDGEITGTAAYPGNPIGDLLEKGYQSRHDRNVQMNIRATQKLDFITKGLKIYGALLFDNLLQNRYDKTRNYAYFEPIVTRGINGQDSLYYIQRGLSTDLTVVTGGDYENNRLIMQGGFEYGKKSGDHSFNAMMFFQQDRYIVLGNQSPFAMQNLATRINYGLKDKYFVEGVLSYSGIENYAPGKRFGFFPAISAGWLLHKEKFLQDNKWVNYLKLRASAGIAGNDKGASRFNYNQYWGVASSQGAYFGTGQTWYNGLVQLARSNPDITWERAKIFNFGIDANFFDRLSFNADVFAENRTHILVDMSNVISAIAGYTSGQMVNKGKVANYGTEIVANYNGGGGDFRYNIGGLFSYTYNKIKESWEAPKKEAYSYRQGHPVGQYFGLEAIGFFRDESDIISSPVHTFSVVRPGDLKYKDQNNDGIIDINDQIPIGKQNYPRINYGINAGVFYKGVNLDVFFEGVGLKSVYLNGYLFRPLLNNNNILDWAMEGRWTPETHATATFPRLTTQANANNYQPSTFWVRDANYLRLRNIELGYTFPTKMVKKAGMDNLKIYVSGYNLITWDDLAINVDPITLSMGYPTLKSYAVGLSVKF